A stretch of the Geovibrio thiophilus genome encodes the following:
- a CDS encoding EAL domain-containing protein — MINRKPKVSVPTLNMLNVLFISVSFICLISYFIFYEAEKEFEARAENIRERFIATQKANIKTEIRSAAAKIEIMRLMRQEAIKDFLKNRAENTEEILKNLYAVDAPASLITQTLDSIKWDSGTGYCFVFDRSGRFIFHGGNKALTGTKIQDAVEGNGGLEKFLTDLREKNETFGSYDWSKPFSDQNDLYPKIAFAKAVPELGLFVAAASYTEYQDAGLKKYILELLREERFGYNDYGYFFIMDENYRILMHPVMKELENRSTFDIADTSGKNLGGLFSSALKTESSAYVSYRWEAPKGKEPEEKITFIAKIPDWNWILATGFYSSDFNSYLDRERSELKGIFYNDIIRIAAVLGIIILITALISIYINIYIRKIERSRLREMNMLEQYKLVLDASSIVSKTDLQGRINYVNDKFCSTTLYAKEDVMGKSHNVERHPATPRETFRKMWETISSGKVWHGVLKNKKADGTSYYKSATIVPLKDENGSIIEYISSGHDITELMENRDKLENIFNTDVLTSLGSRMKLLADIEKTAVPVLGLLDIDRFSAINDHYGNKTGDAVIREVGSGIFRRLSRKPYSFYRVNADTFAVLADGTDIERFMNDIRDVQYSIASTGVKTDGEEIPVTLRSGIAQGSKDVLAYADMALNNAKVKNTDFFIYDPADSQMAASYGKDIAVLKSIYAAIRNDGVFPVFQPIYNIASGRIEKYECLMRAEDENGRILTPGDFMDISKKTRIYPRLTLIIIEKSVQKFKNLPHEFSINLTIEDLMNDETMEYLLTYAKSHDVLNRLVIEIVETEELQAFEEVLTLLKELKNQGVKIAIDDFGSGYSNFEYLIKLNADYVKIDAGIMRHVLEDERATEIVRSIVTFARQTGLKTIAEFISSEELLKAAASLGVDYAQGYHIGRPEKELID, encoded by the coding sequence ATGATAAACCGCAAGCCGAAGGTCTCTGTTCCAACACTTAATATGCTTAATGTGCTGTTTATCTCTGTGTCGTTTATATGTCTTATAAGCTATTTTATATTTTATGAAGCGGAAAAGGAGTTTGAAGCCCGCGCTGAAAACATACGCGAGCGCTTTATCGCAACCCAGAAAGCGAACATAAAGACCGAGATCCGCAGCGCAGCGGCAAAAATTGAGATCATGCGGCTCATGCGGCAGGAAGCGATAAAAGACTTTCTGAAAAACAGGGCTGAAAACACAGAGGAAATCTTAAAGAATCTATACGCTGTCGATGCCCCCGCCTCCTTAATCACGCAGACGCTGGACAGCATAAAATGGGACAGCGGAACAGGCTACTGCTTCGTTTTTGACCGCAGCGGCAGGTTTATTTTCCACGGCGGAAACAAGGCTCTCACAGGCACAAAGATACAGGATGCGGTGGAAGGCAACGGCGGACTGGAAAAATTTCTTACGGATCTCAGGGAGAAAAACGAAACCTTCGGCTCCTACGACTGGTCTAAACCCTTTTCAGACCAAAACGACCTGTACCCGAAAATAGCCTTCGCAAAGGCAGTGCCGGAGCTGGGGCTATTTGTGGCAGCCGCCTCATACACCGAATATCAGGACGCCGGACTGAAAAAATACATTCTGGAACTTTTAAGAGAAGAACGATTCGGCTACAACGACTACGGCTATTTCTTCATCATGGACGAGAACTACAGGATTCTCATGCACCCTGTAATGAAGGAGCTTGAAAACAGGAGCACTTTTGATATAGCTGATACAAGCGGCAAAAACCTCGGCGGTCTGTTTTCATCCGCCTTGAAGACAGAGAGCTCGGCATACGTCTCCTACCGCTGGGAAGCCCCTAAGGGGAAGGAGCCGGAGGAAAAGATCACCTTCATCGCAAAAATTCCGGACTGGAACTGGATACTGGCGACAGGGTTTTACTCCAGCGACTTTAATTCCTATCTCGACAGGGAAAGAAGCGAGCTGAAGGGTATTTTCTACAATGACATCATAAGGATTGCCGCCGTTCTCGGCATCATCATCCTGATAACGGCGCTGATCAGCATATATATCAATATATATATCCGTAAAATAGAGAGAAGCCGCCTGCGTGAAATGAACATGCTGGAGCAGTACAAGCTTGTTCTGGACGCTTCGTCCATCGTCTCGAAGACAGACCTGCAAGGGCGGATAAACTACGTCAACGATAAGTTCTGCTCCACCACTCTTTACGCCAAAGAGGATGTTATGGGCAAATCCCACAACGTTGAGCGCCATCCCGCCACACCAAGGGAAACCTTCCGTAAAATGTGGGAAACAATCAGCAGCGGAAAGGTATGGCACGGTGTGCTGAAAAATAAAAAGGCGGACGGCACAAGCTACTACAAAAGCGCTACCATTGTTCCGCTTAAGGATGAAAACGGCAGCATAATCGAATACATCTCCTCAGGGCATGACATAACCGAGCTCATGGAAAACAGAGACAAGCTTGAAAACATATTCAATACGGATGTGCTCACCAGCCTCGGCAGCAGAATGAAGCTTCTGGCTGATATAGAAAAAACAGCTGTTCCTGTTCTGGGGCTCCTCGACATTGACCGTTTCAGCGCCATAAACGACCACTACGGAAACAAGACAGGGGACGCGGTAATACGTGAGGTGGGCTCCGGTATTTTTCGCAGGCTCAGCAGAAAGCCTTACTCTTTCTACCGTGTCAACGCCGACACCTTCGCCGTTCTGGCGGACGGAACGGATATTGAGCGTTTCATGAACGACATCAGAGATGTTCAGTACAGCATAGCCTCCACCGGGGTGAAAACAGACGGTGAGGAGATACCCGTAACCCTGAGAAGCGGCATAGCTCAAGGCAGCAAGGATGTTCTAGCCTATGCGGATATGGCGCTTAACAACGCCAAGGTCAAAAATACCGACTTCTTCATATATGACCCCGCCGACAGCCAGATGGCGGCGAGTTACGGAAAAGACATAGCGGTGTTGAAAAGCATATACGCGGCAATCAGGAATGACGGAGTTTTTCCTGTCTTTCAGCCGATATACAACATAGCAAGCGGCAGGATAGAAAAATACGAATGCCTCATGCGGGCTGAGGATGAAAACGGCAGAATACTCACTCCGGGCGACTTCATGGATATAAGTAAGAAAACAAGGATATATCCCCGCCTTACGTTGATCATAATAGAAAAATCCGTGCAGAAGTTCAAAAACCTGCCCCATGAGTTTTCCATTAACCTCACCATAGAAGACCTGATGAATGACGAGACCATGGAATACCTGCTCACTTACGCCAAGAGCCACGATGTGCTGAACAGGCTTGTGATCGAAATAGTTGAGACTGAGGAGCTTCAGGCATTCGAGGAGGTTCTCACCCTACTGAAGGAACTCAAGAATCAGGGCGTGAAAATAGCCATTGACGACTTCGGTTCGGGCTACTCCAACTTTGAGTATCTCATTAAGCTGAACGCCGATTATGTTAAGATAGACGCGGGCATAATGAGACACGTGCTTGAGGACGAGAGAGCGACGGAGATAGTCCGCTCCATTGTGACCTTTGCCCGCCAGACAGGGCTGAAAACCATAGCCGAGTTCATAAGCAGCGAAGAGCTTCTGAAGGCGGCAGCCAGTCTCGGCGTGGACTATGCTCAGGGCTATCACATAGGCAGACCGGAAAAAGAGCTTATCGACTAG
- a CDS encoding Na/Pi cotransporter family protein has translation MTSSDWFNLIAGLFGGLGLFIFGMKLMSEALQKSAGQGLKKALEKLTSNRFVGTFVGLAVTAVIQSSSATTVMVVGFVNAGLMNLTQALSVVLGANLGTTVTAQLIAFDIEAFALPAIAIGMMMKMFSKDVTKQYWGEILLGFGMLFIGMEIMKDGFVPLRKTDGFRDMFVFFSSNPILAVTAGALLTVIVQSSSATIGITIALATTGLIDFYGACALVLGENIGTTITANLAAIGTNRTAKQAAFGHFLLNFIGVVYMLFLLRYLVDFVNIMTPHDADFVASDGSKPYIARHIANLHTMFNLINMLVFLPFIHYLARLCEVIIKPDKPDENRMVRLSDNIMSTPAIAVEQAKKELMRMSGYAESMVVATRKYLVDGDESGLADVKTLEGYLDTFDKEISAFLVKLSMKNISQNSANQINRMHHVVHNLEKIGDYSESIYNSIKKIKKKQIVFTPEANEELKNIYDVVERFYTHTMNSYMNGTSKIDTEDEDIIDSLRKRFKKNHVKRLNAGECTIDAGLIYVDILNCLEKIGDHTFNIAQVLMAGENAPVANPH, from the coding sequence GTGACGTCATCAGACTGGTTTAACCTGATCGCGGGACTGTTCGGCGGTCTCGGTCTTTTCATTTTCGGCATGAAGCTCATGTCCGAAGCACTTCAGAAATCCGCGGGACAGGGGCTTAAAAAAGCCCTCGAAAAGCTCACCAGCAACAGATTTGTAGGAACATTTGTCGGGCTGGCGGTTACCGCCGTCATACAAAGCTCCTCCGCCACAACCGTAATGGTGGTGGGGTTTGTCAACGCAGGTCTGATGAACCTCACACAGGCTCTCAGCGTTGTTCTGGGGGCAAACCTCGGAACGACCGTCACAGCGCAGCTCATCGCTTTTGATATTGAGGCGTTCGCGCTCCCCGCCATAGCCATAGGCATGATGATGAAAATGTTCTCCAAGGACGTAACCAAGCAGTACTGGGGCGAGATTCTCCTCGGCTTCGGAATGCTTTTCATAGGAATGGAGATAATGAAAGACGGCTTCGTGCCTCTGCGCAAAACAGACGGTTTCAGAGATATGTTCGTATTCTTCTCCAGCAACCCCATTCTGGCAGTCACTGCGGGGGCGCTTCTCACAGTAATCGTTCAGAGCTCCTCAGCCACGATAGGTATAACAATAGCACTTGCCACCACAGGACTCATAGACTTTTACGGCGCCTGCGCCCTTGTTCTCGGAGAGAACATAGGTACGACAATCACCGCAAATCTCGCCGCTATAGGCACAAACCGCACGGCGAAGCAGGCTGCCTTCGGTCACTTTCTGCTCAACTTCATAGGCGTTGTTTACATGCTGTTCTTACTCCGTTATCTGGTGGATTTCGTAAATATTATGACTCCCCATGACGCTGATTTTGTGGCATCAGACGGCTCCAAACCTTATATCGCCCGCCACATAGCGAACCTTCATACAATGTTCAACCTGATCAACATGCTCGTGTTTTTGCCGTTTATACATTACCTTGCCAGACTCTGCGAAGTTATCATCAAGCCGGACAAGCCGGATGAAAACAGGATGGTGCGCCTCAGCGACAATATAATGAGCACACCTGCCATAGCCGTTGAGCAGGCAAAAAAGGAGCTTATGCGCATGTCCGGCTATGCGGAAAGCATGGTGGTGGCTACAAGAAAATATCTTGTCGATGGGGATGAGTCAGGGCTTGCGGATGTTAAAACCCTTGAGGGGTATCTGGACACGTTCGATAAGGAGATTTCTGCTTTCCTTGTTAAGCTGTCCATGAAAAATATCAGCCAGAACTCCGCAAACCAGATCAACAGAATGCACCATGTCGTTCATAATCTGGAAAAAATAGGCGACTATTCCGAAAGTATCTACAACTCAATTAAAAAAATCAAAAAGAAACAGATCGTCTTCACCCCCGAAGCCAATGAAGAGCTGAAAAACATTTATGATGTTGTGGAAAGATTCTACACGCACACCATGAACAGCTACATGAACGGCACATCAAAAATAGACACGGAAGATGAAGACATAATAGACAGCCTTAGAAAACGCTTTAAGAAGAACCATGTTAAAAGGCTCAACGCAGGGGAATGCACCATAGACGCCGGACTTATTTACGTTGATATACTCAACTGCCTTGAGAAAATAGGCGACCATACTTTCAACATCGCTCAGGTGCTTATGGCGGGCGAAAACGCCCCCGTAGCCAACCCTCATTGA
- a CDS encoding sensor histidine kinase — translation MRIYIRLFSFIIIPVMCLTLLMFFSYQRQLLANAEDELIHELKNKWEIINASGVLELPPHESRARLESISLATPLRITLISSEGVVIDDSYVAADSVPDIENHKSRPEIQDAFTEGEGVEKRFSATTGQRMIYYAKELKEGGNVLRIAYPMLYVESLKKKMKEQAYATFFGLFAVLFAVLWFISLRVSRPVVKISRIVEDIESGRPPLFPIFKSRLMDKVAGLIYRTYNALEKQKHTLEAEKKKLNGLVNLLEEGIIKLDENGRVELANKRAEKILGCSLRYGDDVLGRVTDRDAIVLAKEILSYEADCTKVYELQNKVYEIYVRFMEGSRIIVLTDITDSERYSTYKSELITNISHELKTPLALVMGYAETLMEHPDMKPEDREKFLGKVYKGTMQLNQLINDVIELHRYESSSEEDIEVGEETEPAEYAEEIREYYSDKFAPGIRITAEGVPVKINRAHLSSLVTNLIENAVSYSGGDYIEVRMLSTVDEFSLDVEDGGPAIPAEERERIFERFYTVSKSRNKNISSTGLGLSIVKHICRLYRGGISHETNSRGGNSFKVRITQPE, via the coding sequence ATGAGAATCTACATACGTCTTTTCTCTTTTATAATAATTCCGGTTATGTGCTTGACACTGCTGATGTTTTTTTCTTATCAGCGGCAGCTTCTCGCAAATGCCGAAGATGAGCTCATCCACGAGCTTAAAAACAAATGGGAGATAATAAACGCATCGGGCGTTCTCGAACTCCCTCCCCATGAATCCCGTGCGAGGCTTGAATCCATAAGTCTCGCCACGCCTCTGAGAATAACTCTGATCAGTTCCGAAGGTGTGGTTATCGATGATTCTTACGTTGCGGCAGATTCCGTTCCGGATATTGAAAACCATAAATCCCGACCGGAAATTCAGGATGCTTTTACAGAAGGCGAAGGAGTGGAGAAGCGTTTCAGCGCAACCACCGGACAGAGAATGATTTACTACGCAAAAGAGCTTAAGGAAGGCGGCAATGTTCTCCGCATAGCTTACCCCATGCTTTATGTGGAAAGCCTGAAGAAGAAGATGAAGGAGCAGGCATACGCAACGTTCTTCGGTCTGTTTGCCGTGCTGTTCGCGGTTCTGTGGTTCATAAGCCTGAGAGTCAGCAGACCCGTGGTGAAGATAAGCAGGATAGTTGAGGATATAGAAAGCGGCAGACCGCCCTTGTTTCCCATATTTAAAAGCAGGCTCATGGACAAGGTGGCAGGGCTGATTTACCGCACTTACAACGCACTGGAGAAGCAGAAGCATACGCTTGAGGCGGAAAAGAAAAAACTGAACGGTCTTGTAAATCTTCTTGAAGAGGGAATAATCAAGCTGGATGAAAACGGCAGGGTTGAGCTTGCCAACAAAAGAGCTGAAAAGATACTCGGCTGCTCCCTCCGGTACGGGGACGATGTTCTGGGCAGGGTCACGGACAGAGACGCCATAGTGCTGGCGAAGGAGATCCTCTCCTATGAAGCGGACTGCACAAAGGTCTACGAACTCCAGAATAAGGTTTATGAAATCTATGTGCGCTTCATGGAGGGCTCAAGAATTATAGTGCTCACGGATATAACAGACAGCGAGCGCTACAGCACTTACAAAAGCGAGCTCATAACAAACATCTCTCACGAGCTGAAGACCCCGCTGGCGCTTGTCATGGGGTATGCGGAAACACTTATGGAGCACCCCGACATGAAGCCGGAGGACAGAGAAAAATTCCTCGGCAAGGTCTACAAAGGCACAATGCAGCTTAATCAGCTTATTAATGATGTTATAGAGCTTCACAGATACGAGTCCTCATCAGAGGAAGATATTGAGGTCGGAGAGGAGACGGAACCCGCTGAATACGCGGAGGAGATCAGGGAGTATTACTCCGATAAATTCGCACCCGGGATAAGGATTACCGCCGAAGGGGTGCCTGTGAAAATAAACAGGGCGCACCTGAGCAGTCTGGTGACAAACCTGATTGAGAACGCAGTCTCCTATTCCGGCGGGGATTATATTGAGGTGAGAATGCTCAGCACGGTGGACGAGTTCAGCCTTGACGTTGAGGACGGCGGTCCCGCCATACCCGCAGAGGAGAGGGAGCGGATCTTCGAGCGTTTCTACACCGTTTCCAAATCACGCAATAAGAATATATCAAGCACCGGACTGGGGCTCTCCATAGTGAAGCACATATGCAGGCTGTACAGAGGCGGAATAAGCCATGAAACAAACAGCAGGGGCGGCAACTCCTTCAAAGTGCGCATTACTCAGCCGGAATAA
- a CDS encoding class I SAM-dependent methyltransferase, producing MEFYRILAKAYDEVFPFSETTFGFLRKYAGTSVLDVGCATGAYVKRFHEEGCEAEGIEYVPELMKYRINISAGDMRRLPESFSGRFSLVYCIGNTLAHCTDAEDARSILSGFARSLKDGGTAVIQILNYAGILEKRPAELPLIETEGVRFKREYRYTDGRIEFIGSLTAGGQAYSSSVMLYPLTHTELSEAAVKAGFSSCVHYGDFAGTPFNEAESFMLVSVLGK from the coding sequence ATGGAGTTCTACCGCATACTCGCAAAAGCCTACGATGAGGTTTTCCCCTTTTCCGAAACCACCTTCGGCTTCCTCAGAAAATATGCCGGAACAAGCGTGCTGGACGTGGGCTGCGCCACCGGCGCCTACGTAAAAAGGTTCCATGAGGAAGGCTGCGAAGCCGAAGGGATTGAGTATGTGCCGGAGCTGATGAAGTATCGCATAAACATATCCGCCGGAGACATGCGCCGCCTGCCGGAAAGCTTCTCGGGCAGGTTCTCCCTTGTATACTGCATAGGCAACACCCTAGCCCACTGCACAGACGCTGAAGACGCACGCAGCATCCTCAGCGGGTTTGCCCGCTCGCTGAAAGACGGCGGCACAGCAGTAATCCAGATCCTGAACTACGCCGGAATACTTGAAAAGCGTCCGGCTGAGCTTCCGCTTATCGAAACGGAAGGTGTACGCTTCAAAAGAGAATACAGGTACACGGACGGCAGAATAGAGTTCATCGGTTCGCTCACCGCAGGCGGGCAGGCATACTCATCATCCGTAATGCTTTATCCGCTCACCCATACAGAGCTTTCAGAAGCGGCAGTTAAGGCAGGTTTTTCATCCTGTGTCCACTACGGCGATTTTGCAGGCACACCATTTAACGAAGCAGAAAGCTTCATGCTCGTCAGCGTACTGGGCAAGTAA
- a CDS encoding ABC transporter ATP-binding protein, protein MMLKVNDIYKSYNGSGVVTPVLRGVSLEVGRGEFVCLLGRSGSGKSTLLNIMSSLLDADKGDIVYMEKPFRGMKRCETDRFRREEAAMIFQFHHLMPYMTAFENVMLPFLSGIRPAGKEQKASAYEALAKVGLEGKEKRLPSQLSGGEQQRVAIARAIVGKPAILFADEPTGSLDKANGDAVMRILSGLNKEGLTVVMVTHQRDYAEYAHKVVELSDGNVDKITVKSA, encoded by the coding sequence ATGATGCTTAAGGTAAATGATATATATAAAAGCTACAACGGCAGCGGAGTCGTTACTCCTGTATTGAGAGGGGTTTCCCTTGAAGTGGGCAGAGGCGAGTTCGTTTGCCTTCTGGGGCGTTCCGGCTCGGGTAAAAGCACTCTGCTTAACATAATGTCCTCCCTCCTTGATGCGGACAAAGGTGATATAGTGTACATGGAGAAGCCTTTCAGAGGCATGAAGCGCTGCGAGACAGACCGCTTCCGCAGGGAAGAAGCGGCTATGATATTCCAGTTTCATCACCTCATGCCCTATATGACCGCCTTTGAGAACGTAATGCTTCCGTTTCTTTCGGGTATCAGACCAGCAGGGAAGGAGCAGAAAGCAAGTGCGTATGAAGCCCTAGCCAAGGTCGGGCTGGAGGGCAAGGAGAAGCGTCTCCCCTCGCAGCTTTCCGGCGGCGAGCAGCAGAGAGTGGCAATAGCCAGAGCCATAGTCGGCAAGCCTGCGATCCTCTTTGCGGACGAGCCCACGGGCAGTCTGGACAAGGCGAACGGGGACGCCGTTATGCGGATACTCAGCGGGCTGAACAAGGAAGGGCTGACTGTAGTCATGGTGACTCACCAGAGAGATTATGCGGAATATGCCCACAAGGTTGTGGAGCTTTCCGACGGGAATGTAGATAAAATAACTGTTAAATCAGCATAA
- a CDS encoding SDR family oxidoreductase, whose protein sequence is MTKCVLITGGAGGIGLGCALYFADKGWSVFIADINGEAGRDAAQKIGGADFALTDVASEESVKACVEKCVLRFGRIDALINNAGIADPFTEPLEKLSLERWSRIISVNLTGAFLMTKHCAAHLRRANGGIINMASTRAFQSEKNSESYAASKGGLLSFTHASAVSLGPDVRVNCICPGWINVSGYQTSERDHSQHPAGRVGKAEDIASLAYYLVSDEAKFITGQSFTADGGMTVKMVYVD, encoded by the coding sequence ATGACTAAATGTGTGCTTATAACAGGCGGAGCGGGCGGCATAGGTCTCGGGTGCGCCCTGTATTTCGCTGATAAGGGCTGGTCTGTTTTCATCGCTGACATAAACGGGGAAGCCGGCAGGGACGCGGCGCAGAAGATCGGCGGCGCGGATTTCGCCTTGACGGATGTTGCCTCGGAGGAGAGCGTGAAAGCCTGCGTTGAAAAATGCGTTCTCAGATTCGGGCGGATTGACGCCCTGATAAATAACGCAGGAATAGCGGATCCCTTTACGGAGCCGCTTGAGAAGCTCAGCCTTGAGCGCTGGAGCAGGATAATAAGCGTTAATCTCACGGGAGCCTTCCTTATGACCAAGCACTGCGCCGCGCACCTCAGAAGGGCAAACGGAGGCATAATCAACATGGCTTCCACAAGGGCTTTTCAGTCGGAGAAAAATTCAGAGAGCTACGCCGCGTCAAAGGGCGGTCTCTTGTCATTTACCCATGCCTCGGCAGTGAGTCTGGGACCTGATGTGAGGGTGAACTGCATATGCCCGGGATGGATAAATGTTTCCGGTTATCAGACATCGGAAAGGGATCACTCGCAGCACCCCGCCGGAAGAGTGGGAAAGGCGGAGGATATAGCGTCTCTGGCGTATTATCTGGTTTCGGATGAGGCGAAGTTCATCACGGGACAGAGCTTCACAGCGGACGGCGGCATGACCGTTAAGATGGTATACGTGGACTAG
- a CDS encoding histidine kinase dimerization/phosphoacceptor domain -containing protein — protein sequence MREEIRRVRLYSVLLVCIWTGLMAVLWFLQFLEIHNSTKRIAAIMAESAFTKDELYRRWNTSHGGVYVPVSESTKPNPYLSHVQDRDIITDSGKKLTLMNPAYMSRQVFEMAQDTDVIQTHLTSDILINPVNKPDTWEKLALAKLYGGAQEYVSVDSINGEEYLRFMRPFITVEGCLKCHAVQGYKVGEIRGGISVSVPLTRLAFIENNEVILASLTHVFIWAVGLMVLAVGYRRIYGMMYELAENKDKLQDMNEQKTTILSSTGEAILGVDSAGVIVFVNPVVEQITGYSREELLGRPHSVLHRMDKQEEGSDESGCFVYQTIQDGERRKEEQVFSRKDGTCINVAVLAAPIKKAGRVQGAVVSYYDITEQIKNRETIKRSLNEKEILLKEIHHRVKNNLQIISSFLSLQKEASGSKETEDALGEAESRVMAMALLHQSLYRSEDMSVVRLDTYFHSLLDNMRKNMKCIPVEIKEDVEPVSLMIDTIMCCGLIVNELVTNSIKYAFTAESESPEIVFSFRTEGELCIMTVRDNGRGYPEGFDINSLETLGLPIVVNLVKQLGGEHTCGNDGGAWFRVSFKI from the coding sequence ATGCGTGAGGAAATCAGAAGGGTTAGGCTTTATTCAGTGCTGCTTGTCTGCATCTGGACCGGTCTTATGGCTGTGCTCTGGTTTCTTCAGTTTCTGGAGATACATAACTCCACCAAGAGGATCGCCGCGATAATGGCGGAATCCGCCTTCACAAAGGATGAGCTTTACAGAAGGTGGAACACCAGCCACGGCGGAGTTTATGTTCCCGTCAGCGAAAGCACCAAGCCTAATCCTTACCTCAGCCATGTTCAGGACAGGGATATTATTACAGACTCTGGGAAAAAGCTTACGCTGATGAATCCTGCGTATATGAGCAGGCAGGTCTTTGAAATGGCTCAGGATACAGATGTCATACAGACGCATCTCACCAGCGATATTCTCATAAATCCTGTCAATAAACCGGATACATGGGAGAAGCTTGCTCTTGCAAAGCTTTACGGAGGCGCACAGGAATACGTCTCTGTGGACAGCATAAACGGTGAGGAATATCTGCGTTTCATGCGCCCTTTTATCACAGTTGAAGGATGCCTGAAGTGTCACGCTGTTCAAGGCTATAAAGTCGGCGAGATAAGAGGCGGGATAAGTGTGAGCGTGCCACTGACAAGGCTTGCTTTTATTGAGAATAATGAAGTGATTCTCGCTTCGCTGACACACGTATTTATCTGGGCTGTGGGGCTCATGGTTCTTGCCGTGGGTTATAGGAGAATTTACGGTATGATGTACGAACTGGCTGAAAACAAAGATAAACTTCAAGATATGAACGAGCAGAAAACGACGATCCTCTCCTCCACCGGAGAGGCTATTCTCGGCGTGGACAGCGCTGGGGTTATTGTTTTTGTGAACCCTGTTGTTGAGCAGATTACCGGATATTCAAGAGAAGAGCTTCTGGGCAGACCTCACTCTGTCCTCCACCGTATGGACAAGCAGGAAGAAGGCTCTGACGAATCCGGCTGTTTTGTATACCAAACCATTCAGGACGGCGAGAGGAGAAAGGAAGAGCAGGTTTTCAGCCGTAAGGACGGAACCTGCATCAATGTGGCGGTTTTGGCAGCCCCCATCAAAAAAGCCGGCAGGGTTCAGGGCGCGGTGGTTTCCTATTATGATATAACCGAGCAGATAAAAAACAGAGAGACCATAAAGCGCTCTCTGAATGAAAAGGAGATTCTGCTTAAGGAGATACACCACAGAGTTAAGAACAACCTCCAGATAATAAGCAGTTTTTTAAGCCTCCAGAAGGAAGCCAGCGGCTCAAAGGAAACAGAAGACGCACTTGGCGAGGCGGAGAGCAGGGTCATGGCAATGGCTCTTCTGCATCAGTCTCTCTACCGTTCGGAAGATATGTCGGTGGTCAGGCTGGATACTTATTTCCACAGCCTGCTTGACAACATGCGCAAAAACATGAAGTGCATTCCCGTGGAGATTAAAGAGGATGTTGAGCCAGTTTCTCTGATGATAGACACGATAATGTGCTGCGGGCTGATAGTGAACGAGCTGGTGACGAACAGTATTAAATATGCCTTTACCGCCGAGAGTGAGAGCCCTGAGATAGTCTTCTCATTCAGAACCGAAGGAGAGCTCTGTATAATGACTGTCAGAGACAACGGCAGAGGTTACCCTGAAGGGTTTGATATAAATTCTCTGGAAACCTTGGGTCTGCCCATTGTTGTCAACCTTGTAAAACAACTCGGCGGGGAGCATACCTGCGGAAATGACGGCGGAGCATGGTTCAGGGTTTCATTCAAAATATAA